A genomic region of Streptomyces sp. NBC_00247 contains the following coding sequences:
- a CDS encoding aldehyde dehydrogenase family protein: protein MKAHDGMYIGGAWRPAEGRDTIAVVNPADEQVIAHVPAGTPADVDAAVRAARAALPGWAATPPAGRAARLAALRDVLAARAEEIAATVTAELGSPLRLSQTVHAGVPVLVAGSYAELAATYAFEEKLGNSTVLHEPVGVVGAITPWNYPLHQIVAKVAPALAAGCTVVLKPAEDTPLTAQLFAEAAEEAGIPAGVFNLVTGLGPVAGQALAEHPGVDLVSFTGSTAVGRSIGATASGAVKRVALELGGKSANVILPGADLAKAVNVGVANVMSNSGQTCSAWTRMLVDAERYEEAVALAAAAVAKYVPGERIGPVVNAKQQARVRGYIEKGIAEGARLVAGGPDSPQEVGYYVRPTVFADVTGDMAIAQEEIFGPVLSILRYEDEEDALRIANGTVYGLAGAVWAADDERAVAFARRMETGQVDINGGRFNPLAPFGGYKQSGVGRELGPHGLAEYLQTKSFQF, encoded by the coding sequence ATGAAGGCCCACGACGGGATGTACATCGGCGGCGCATGGCGACCCGCCGAGGGCCGCGACACCATCGCGGTCGTGAACCCGGCCGACGAGCAGGTCATCGCCCATGTGCCTGCGGGGACGCCCGCCGACGTGGACGCCGCCGTACGTGCCGCGCGCGCCGCGCTCCCCGGCTGGGCCGCCACCCCGCCCGCCGGGCGCGCCGCACGGCTCGCCGCCCTGCGGGACGTCCTCGCCGCCCGCGCGGAGGAGATCGCCGCGACGGTCACCGCCGAACTCGGCTCCCCGCTCCGGCTCTCGCAGACCGTGCACGCGGGCGTGCCGGTGCTGGTCGCCGGTTCGTACGCCGAACTCGCCGCCACGTACGCCTTCGAGGAGAAGCTCGGGAACTCCACCGTGCTGCACGAGCCGGTCGGGGTCGTCGGGGCGATCACCCCCTGGAACTACCCGCTCCACCAGATCGTCGCCAAGGTGGCCCCCGCGCTGGCCGCCGGCTGCACGGTCGTCCTCAAGCCCGCCGAGGACACCCCGCTGACCGCCCAACTCTTCGCCGAAGCCGCCGAGGAGGCCGGGATCCCGGCCGGTGTCTTCAACCTGGTCACCGGTCTCGGCCCGGTCGCCGGGCAGGCGCTCGCCGAGCACCCCGGGGTCGACCTCGTCTCCTTCACCGGCTCCACGGCCGTCGGCAGGTCGATCGGCGCCACCGCGAGCGGCGCCGTCAAGCGTGTCGCACTGGAGCTGGGCGGCAAGTCCGCCAACGTGATCCTGCCGGGTGCCGACCTCGCCAAGGCCGTCAACGTCGGCGTCGCCAACGTGATGTCCAACTCCGGCCAGACGTGCAGCGCGTGGACCCGGATGCTGGTGGACGCCGAGCGGTACGAGGAAGCCGTGGCCCTCGCGGCGGCGGCCGTCGCCAAGTACGTCCCCGGGGAGCGGATCGGACCCGTCGTCAACGCCAAGCAGCAGGCGCGGGTGCGGGGTTACATCGAGAAGGGCATCGCGGAAGGCGCCCGGCTCGTCGCCGGAGGCCCCGACTCCCCGCAGGAGGTCGGCTATTACGTCAGGCCCACCGTCTTCGCCGACGTCACCGGGGACATGGCCATCGCCCAGGAGGAGATCTTCGGCCCGGTCCTCTCCATCCTCCGGTACGAGGACGAGGAGGACGCCCTCCGTATCGCCAACGGCACCGTCTACGGCCTGGCCGGCGCGGTCTGGGCGGCCGACGACGAGCGGGCCGTCGCCTTCGCCCGCCGGATGGAGACCGGGCAGGTCGACATCAACGGCGGCCGGTTCAACCCGCTGGCACCCTTCGGCGGCTACAAGCAGTCCGGCGTCGGCCGTGAACTCGGCCCGCACGGTCTCGCCGAGTACCTCCAGACGAAGTCCTTCCAGTTCTGA
- a CDS encoding ABC transporter permease, with the protein MSSLSLAVRDSSTMLRRNLLHARRYPSLTLNLLLTPIMLLLLFVYIFGDTMSAGIGGGDRSDYIAYIVPGLLLMTIGSTVVGSAVSVSMDMTEGIIARFRTMAIHRGSVLVGHVVGSVLQSVASVVLVGAVGVAIGFRSTDATVLEWLAAFGLLVLFALALTWIAVGMGLVSPTVEAASNNAMPLILLPLLSSAFVPVDSMPGWFQPVAEYQPFTPAIETLRGLLLGTEIGDNGLIAVAWCLGLSVLGYLWSTSTFNADPK; encoded by the coding sequence ATGAGCTCCCTCTCCCTCGCCGTGCGCGACTCGTCCACGATGCTGCGCCGCAACCTGCTGCACGCCCGGCGCTACCCCTCGCTCACCCTGAACCTGCTGCTCACGCCGATCATGCTGCTCCTGCTCTTCGTCTACATCTTCGGCGACACCATGAGCGCGGGCATCGGCGGCGGGGACCGCTCCGACTACATCGCCTACATCGTGCCGGGCCTGCTGCTGATGACCATCGGGAGCACCGTGGTCGGCAGTGCGGTCTCCGTCTCGATGGACATGACCGAGGGCATCATCGCCCGCTTCCGCACCATGGCGATCCACCGGGGATCGGTCCTCGTCGGGCACGTCGTCGGCAGCGTGCTGCAGTCGGTCGCCAGTGTGGTCCTCGTCGGGGCGGTCGGGGTGGCCATCGGCTTCCGCTCCACCGACGCCACTGTCCTGGAGTGGCTGGCGGCCTTCGGGCTGCTGGTGCTGTTCGCCCTGGCGCTCACCTGGATCGCGGTCGGGATGGGCCTGGTCAGCCCGACCGTGGAGGCGGCGAGCAACAACGCGATGCCCCTGATCCTGCTCCCGCTCCTCTCCAGCGCTTTCGTCCCCGTCGACTCCATGCCCGGCTGGTTCCAGCCGGTCGCCGAGTACCAGCCGTTCACCCCGGCCATCGAGACCCTGCGCGGACTCCTGCTCGGCACCGAGATCGGCGACAACGGTCTCATCGCCGTCGCCTGGTGCCTGGGCCTCTCGGTCCTCGGCTACCTCTGGTCGACCTCGACCTTCAACGCCGACCCGAAGTAA
- a CDS encoding alkaline phosphatase D family protein has translation MTTQHAPASAPSRRTVVKAAAATAVAAPVLLGATAARAADGPAFLHGVASGDPLPDGVLLWTRVTPSPDAVPGSGLGADTPVGWEIAEDKAFSRTVASGTSIARAASDHTVKADVRGLRPATAYWFRFSAAAGQILSPAGRTRTAPAAGAATPGVRFGVVSCANWEAGYFSPYRHLAARADLDAVLHLGDYIYEYASGGYAHGDTVVRPHSPLHEILTLADYRVRHATYKTDADLRALHAAHPVIAIWDDHEFANDAWSGGAENHTPGTEGAWAGRVAAAKQAYFEWMPVRASTEGTVYRRLSFGSLAELHLLDLRSFRSAQASIGSGSVDDPERTITGRAQLEWLKAGLAGSAATWKLVGTSVMISPVAFGSVPADVLAPLAELLGLPGGGLAVNVDQWDGYTDDRKELIDHLRTRSVTNTVFLTGDIHMAWANDVPVKAATYPLSASAATEFVVTSVTSDNLDDILKVPAHTVSEVAALAVKAANRHVKWVDMDGHGYGVLDVTAERSQMDYYTVSDKTRQDATAAWARSYRTLNGTQKVERADAPVR, from the coding sequence GTGACCACACAACACGCGCCCGCATCCGCACCCAGCCGTCGCACGGTCGTCAAGGCTGCCGCCGCCACGGCCGTCGCCGCCCCCGTCCTGCTCGGCGCGACCGCCGCACGGGCCGCCGACGGGCCGGCCTTCCTGCACGGTGTGGCCTCCGGCGACCCCCTCCCGGACGGCGTCCTCCTGTGGACCCGCGTCACGCCCTCCCCGGACGCCGTACCCGGCTCCGGCCTCGGCGCGGACACCCCGGTCGGCTGGGAGATCGCCGAGGACAAGGCCTTCTCCCGGACGGTCGCCTCCGGTACGTCCATCGCCCGGGCCGCGTCCGACCACACCGTCAAGGCGGACGTCCGGGGGCTGCGCCCGGCCACCGCCTACTGGTTCCGCTTCTCGGCCGCCGCCGGGCAGATCCTCTCCCCCGCGGGCCGGACCCGCACGGCGCCCGCCGCCGGTGCGGCGACGCCCGGGGTGCGCTTCGGCGTGGTGTCCTGCGCCAACTGGGAGGCCGGCTACTTCTCCCCGTACCGGCACCTCGCGGCCCGCGCCGACCTGGACGCCGTGCTGCACCTCGGCGACTACATCTACGAGTACGCGTCCGGCGGTTACGCCCACGGCGACACCGTCGTGCGCCCGCACTCCCCTTTGCACGAGATCCTCACCCTGGCCGACTACCGCGTCCGGCACGCCACGTACAAGACGGACGCCGACCTCCGGGCCCTGCACGCCGCCCACCCGGTGATAGCGATCTGGGACGACCACGAGTTCGCCAACGACGCCTGGTCCGGCGGCGCCGAGAACCACACCCCGGGGACGGAGGGCGCCTGGGCGGGCCGGGTCGCGGCGGCCAAGCAGGCGTACTTCGAGTGGATGCCGGTCCGTGCCTCCACCGAGGGCACCGTCTACCGCCGGCTCTCCTTCGGCAGCCTCGCCGAGCTGCACCTGCTCGACCTGCGCAGCTTCCGCTCCGCGCAGGCGTCGATCGGCAGCGGGTCGGTCGACGACCCGGAGCGCACGATCACCGGCCGGGCCCAACTGGAGTGGCTGAAGGCCGGTCTCGCCGGGTCGGCGGCCACCTGGAAGCTGGTGGGTACGTCCGTGATGATCTCCCCGGTCGCCTTCGGCTCCGTCCCCGCCGACGTGCTCGCGCCGCTCGCGGAGTTGCTGGGCCTGCCCGGCGGCGGCCTGGCCGTCAACGTCGACCAGTGGGACGGCTACACCGACGACCGCAAGGAGCTGATCGACCACCTGCGGACCAGGTCGGTGACCAACACGGTCTTCCTGACCGGCGACATCCACATGGCGTGGGCCAACGACGTGCCCGTCAAAGCCGCGACCTACCCGCTGTCGGCGTCCGCCGCCACCGAGTTCGTGGTGACCTCGGTGACCTCGGACAACCTGGACGACATCCTGAAGGTCCCCGCGCACACGGTCTCCGAGGTCGCCGCCCTGGCGGTGAAGGCCGCCAACCGCCACGTGAAGTGGGTGGACATGGACGGCCACGGTTACGGGGTCCTCGACGTGACGGCCGAGCGCTCACAGATGGACTACTACACGGTCTCCGACAAGACCCGCCAGGACGCCACGGCCGCCTGGGCCCGCTCGTACCGCACGCTCAACGGCACCCAGAAGGTCGAACGGGCCGACGCCCCGGTGCGCTGA
- a CDS encoding DMT family transporter has product MTTPPVPTDPPRSGPDRRAVAAACFTVVLWATAFVSIRSAGEAYSPGALALGRLLAGSVVLVALLLVRREGLPARGAWPGIVVSGLLWFGLYMVVLNWGEQEVDAGTAAMVVNIGPILIALLGARLLGEGLPRRLLGGMGVSFAGAVVVGLSMSGHGGSSVLGVLLCFVAALTYAAGVVAQKPALEHGSPLQVTAFGCLIGAAGCLPFTGVLVHEAADAPLSATLNMIYLGVFPTALAFTTWAYALARTTAGRMGSTTYAVPALVVLMSWLVLDEVPAALSVLGGLLCLAGVAVSRTRPQTGRTRKVVAEPVEGAPDGVEQQETGRV; this is encoded by the coding sequence ATGACCACACCGCCCGTACCCACTGATCCGCCCCGCTCCGGCCCCGACCGGCGGGCCGTCGCCGCCGCCTGCTTCACCGTCGTGCTGTGGGCGACCGCGTTCGTCTCCATCCGCAGCGCGGGCGAGGCCTACTCCCCCGGAGCGCTCGCCCTCGGCCGGCTGCTGGCGGGTTCCGTGGTGCTCGTCGCCCTGTTGCTCGTACGCCGCGAGGGGCTGCCGGCGCGCGGTGCCTGGCCCGGCATCGTCGTCTCCGGGCTCCTCTGGTTCGGCCTCTACATGGTGGTGCTCAACTGGGGCGAGCAGGAGGTGGACGCCGGGACCGCCGCGATGGTGGTCAACATCGGTCCGATCCTGATCGCGCTGCTCGGGGCCCGGCTGCTGGGCGAGGGGCTGCCGCGCAGGCTGCTCGGGGGCATGGGGGTGTCCTTCGCGGGCGCCGTCGTCGTCGGTCTGTCCATGTCGGGCCACGGCGGTTCCTCGGTGCTCGGGGTGCTGCTCTGTTTCGTCGCCGCCCTCACCTACGCGGCGGGCGTGGTCGCGCAGAAGCCCGCGCTGGAGCACGGTTCACCCCTCCAGGTCACCGCATTCGGCTGCCTGATCGGCGCGGCGGGCTGCCTTCCGTTCACCGGGGTGCTGGTCCACGAGGCCGCCGACGCCCCGCTCTCCGCCACTCTCAACATGATCTATCTGGGCGTCTTCCCGACCGCGCTCGCCTTCACCACCTGGGCGTACGCGCTGGCGCGCACCACCGCCGGGCGGATGGGCTCCACCACCTACGCGGTGCCCGCTCTCGTGGTGCTGATGTCGTGGCTGGTGCTCGACGAGGTACCGGCCGCGCTCTCCGTCCTCGGCGGGCTGCTCTGCCTGGCAGGGGTGGCGGTCTCCCGGACCCGTCCGCAGACTGGGCGGACGCGGAAGGTCGTGGCCGAGCCGGTGGAGGGAGCCCCCGATGGCGTCGAGCAGCAGGAAACCGGGCGGGTCTGA
- a CDS encoding ATP-binding cassette domain-containing protein: MAHPTTDPAIAAKGLRKSYGDKTVLDGIDLAVPAGSVFALLGPNGAGKTTVVKILSTLITADAGQARVAGHDLAAAPQAVRAAIGVTGQFSAVDGLITGEENMLLMADLHHLPTTEGKRVAAGLLERFDLTDAAKKPASTYSGGMKRRLDIAMTLVGDPRIIFLDEPTTGLDPRSRHTMWGIIRELVTGGTTVFLTTQYLDEADELADRIAVLHDGRIAAEGTADELKRLVPGGHVRLRFTDPAPYREAATALPDAARDDDALTLQILSDGSQRELRTILDRLDTAGVEADELTVHTPDLDDVFFALTDTTHVPHQADQQDGPDQQTRSPRPSTSPQSPQSKEDVR; this comes from the coding sequence GTGGCACACCCCACCACCGACCCGGCCATCGCGGCGAAGGGTCTGCGCAAGTCCTACGGCGACAAGACCGTCCTCGACGGCATCGACCTGGCCGTCCCGGCCGGGTCCGTGTTCGCGCTGCTCGGTCCGAACGGGGCCGGCAAGACCACCGTCGTCAAGATCCTCTCGACCCTCATCACCGCCGACGCCGGCCAGGCCCGGGTCGCCGGCCACGACCTGGCCGCCGCGCCGCAGGCGGTACGGGCCGCGATCGGCGTCACCGGCCAGTTCTCGGCGGTGGACGGCCTGATCACCGGCGAGGAGAACATGCTCCTCATGGCCGACCTGCACCACCTCCCCACAACGGAGGGCAAGCGGGTCGCCGCCGGACTGCTGGAACGCTTCGACCTCACCGACGCGGCGAAGAAGCCCGCCTCCACCTACTCCGGCGGCATGAAACGCCGCCTCGACATCGCCATGACCCTGGTCGGCGACCCCAGGATCATCTTCCTCGACGAACCCACCACCGGACTCGACCCCCGCTCCCGCCACACCATGTGGGGCATCATCCGCGAACTCGTCACCGGCGGCACCACCGTCTTCCTCACCACCCAGTACCTCGACGAAGCCGACGAACTCGCCGACCGCATCGCCGTCCTCCACGACGGCAGGATCGCCGCCGAAGGCACCGCCGACGAACTCAAGCGCCTCGTCCCCGGCGGACACGTCCGCCTCCGCTTCACCGACCCCGCCCCCTACCGCGAAGCCGCGACCGCCCTGCCCGACGCCGCCCGCGACGACGACGCCCTCACCCTCCAGATCCTCAGCGACGGCAGCCAGCGCGAACTGCGCACCATCCTCGACCGCCTCGACACCGCAGGCGTCGAAGCCGACGAACTCACCGTCCACACCCCCGACCTCGACGACGTGTTCTTCGCCCTCACCGACACCACCCACGTCCCCCACCAGGCGGACCAGCAGGACGGGCCGGACCAGCAGACACGGTCGCCCCGGCCGTCCACGTCGCCCCAGTCGCCCCAGTCCAAGGAGGACGTCCGATGA
- a CDS encoding GbsR/MarR family transcriptional regulator yields MPGGRLTQQERQQIALGLADDLSYAEIARRLDRPTSTVTREVMRNGGPTGYRADQAQRATGRRAQRPRQAEVREAGAPLEPGRDAEAVRAYEETFTDILVQSGLSRMMARILVCLYTTDAGSVTASELVRRLQVSPATVSKSIAYLESQGLVRRERDEGRRERYVADDDVWYQSVMASARSTAQLAEVARQGVGVLGSGTPAAHRMENIARFTDFVSESIARAAEQARDILVAKPAAAPDGGHGAGTPSGAGPEG; encoded by the coding sequence ATGCCGGGAGGCAGACTCACCCAGCAGGAACGTCAGCAGATCGCGCTCGGTCTGGCCGACGACCTCTCCTACGCGGAGATCGCCCGGCGCCTCGACCGCCCGACCTCGACCGTCACCCGCGAGGTCATGCGCAACGGCGGCCCCACCGGCTACCGCGCCGACCAGGCCCAGCGCGCCACCGGGCGCCGGGCGCAGCGCCCGCGGCAGGCGGAAGTCCGGGAGGCCGGGGCGCCGTTGGAACCCGGACGGGACGCGGAGGCGGTGCGCGCGTACGAGGAGACGTTCACGGACATCCTCGTGCAGTCGGGGCTGTCGCGGATGATGGCCCGGATCCTGGTCTGCCTCTACACCACCGACGCGGGCAGCGTCACCGCGTCCGAACTCGTGCGGCGGCTCCAGGTCAGCCCGGCGACCGTCTCCAAGTCGATCGCGTACCTCGAAAGCCAGGGCCTCGTCCGCCGCGAACGCGACGAGGGACGCCGCGAGCGGTACGTCGCCGACGACGACGTCTGGTACCAGTCGGTGATGGCCAGTGCCCGTTCCACCGCCCAACTCGCCGAAGTGGCACGGCAGGGCGTCGGCGTACTGGGTTCCGGCACACCGGCCGCCCACCGCATGGAGAACATCGCCCGCTTCACCGACTTCGTCTCGGAGAGCATCGCTCGCGCCGCCGAGCAGGCCCGCGACATCCTCGTCGCGAAACCGGCGGCGGCGCCGGACGGAGGTCACGGAGCCGGTACGCCCTCCGGAGCCGGTCCGGAGGGCTGA
- a CDS encoding Zn-dependent alcohol dehydrogenase, with amino-acid sequence MVRAAVLPAVQAPLEITDIELPDTGPGQVRVSLAAAGVCHSDLSLSNGTMRLPVPCVLGHEGAGTVLEVGEGVEHVVPGDGVVLNWAPSCGTCHPCRIGEVWLCADALKGAANVHARLADGTALHPGLNVGAFAQETLVAANCVLPAPAGIPLTDAALLGCAVLTGYGAVHHSARVRAGETVAVFGIGGVGLAVLQSARIAGASRIIAVDVTPEKEELARLAGATDYVVASATTPREIRGLTDGVGADVAVECVGLARTIRTAWESTRRGGRTTVVGIGGKDQDVTFNALEIFHWGRSLTGCVYGNSDPERDLPVLAEHIRAGRFDVSSMVTERISLDGIPAAFENMVAGKGGRALVTF; translated from the coding sequence GTGGTTCGCGCCGCCGTACTGCCCGCCGTCCAAGCGCCGCTGGAGATCACCGACATCGAGCTGCCGGACACCGGTCCGGGCCAGGTGAGGGTGAGCCTGGCCGCCGCCGGGGTCTGCCACTCCGACCTGTCGCTGAGCAACGGCACCATGCGCCTGCCGGTGCCCTGCGTACTCGGCCACGAGGGCGCGGGCACCGTCCTGGAGGTCGGCGAGGGCGTCGAGCACGTCGTCCCGGGTGACGGCGTCGTCCTCAACTGGGCACCCTCCTGCGGCACATGCCATCCCTGCCGGATCGGTGAGGTCTGGCTCTGCGCCGACGCGCTGAAGGGCGCAGCGAACGTCCATGCCCGCCTCGCGGACGGCACCGCACTCCACCCCGGCCTGAACGTCGGCGCGTTCGCGCAGGAGACCCTCGTCGCCGCCAACTGCGTACTGCCCGCCCCGGCGGGCATCCCGCTCACCGACGCGGCCCTCCTCGGCTGCGCGGTGCTCACCGGCTACGGCGCGGTCCACCACTCCGCACGCGTGCGGGCCGGGGAGACCGTGGCCGTGTTCGGGATCGGCGGGGTCGGTCTCGCCGTGCTCCAGTCGGCGCGCATCGCCGGTGCCTCCCGGATCATCGCCGTGGACGTCACGCCGGAGAAGGAGGAGCTGGCCCGGCTGGCCGGTGCCACCGACTACGTCGTCGCCTCCGCCACCACCCCCCGCGAGATCCGGGGGCTCACCGACGGGGTGGGCGCGGACGTGGCCGTGGAGTGCGTGGGGCTCGCCCGGACCATCCGTACCGCCTGGGAGTCCACCCGCAGGGGCGGCCGTACCACCGTCGTCGGCATCGGCGGCAAGGACCAGGACGTCACCTTCAACGCCCTGGAGATCTTCCACTGGGGCCGCTCCCTGACCGGCTGCGTCTACGGCAACAGCGACCCGGAACGCGATCTGCCGGTGCTCGCCGAGCACATCCGCGCGGGCCGCTTCGACGTGTCGTCGATGGTCACCGAGCGGATCTCGCTCGACGGCATCCCCGCCGCCTTCGAGAACATGGTCGCCGGAAAGGGCGGCCGGGCCCTGGTCACCTTCTGA
- a CDS encoding TetR/AcrR family transcriptional regulator, producing the protein MARPRTPLLSRERIVEAAGALVDAEGLGALSTRRLAAGLGVSGPSLYNHFRNKDEILDAVADAVSAQVDLSMFDAGDPRDWRSALHDWAVSYRAALSAHPHIVPVLAQGPGRRPAGLRVADAVFGAMVDAGWPRAQATHIGALMRYFVTGSALGSFARGFVDDETAYDPADYPHLGQAHLLADRRQQVDEGAFETGLRALLDGLALQYARLDRRPGTTRH; encoded by the coding sequence ATGGCCCGACCTCGTACCCCCCTCCTGAGCCGAGAACGGATCGTCGAGGCGGCGGGCGCGCTCGTGGACGCGGAGGGACTCGGTGCCCTCTCCACCCGGCGGCTCGCCGCCGGGCTGGGGGTCAGCGGACCGTCGCTGTACAACCACTTCCGGAACAAGGACGAGATCCTCGACGCGGTCGCCGACGCGGTGTCCGCCCAGGTCGACCTGTCGATGTTCGACGCGGGCGATCCGCGCGACTGGCGCTCCGCCCTGCACGACTGGGCCGTCTCGTACCGGGCCGCGCTCTCCGCGCATCCGCACATCGTGCCGGTCCTGGCGCAGGGCCCCGGGCGCCGGCCCGCCGGGCTGCGGGTGGCCGACGCGGTGTTCGGCGCGATGGTGGACGCGGGCTGGCCGCGCGCCCAGGCCACGCACATCGGAGCGCTGATGCGGTACTTCGTCACCGGCTCCGCACTGGGGTCCTTCGCGCGGGGTTTCGTGGACGACGAGACGGCGTACGACCCCGCCGACTACCCGCACCTCGGCCAGGCCCACCTCCTCGCCGACCGGCGCCAGCAGGTGGACGAGGGCGCCTTCGAGACGGGGCTGCGGGCGCTGCTCGACGGGCTGGCGCTCCAGTACGCGCGACTGGACCGGCGCCCGGGGACGACGCGGCACTGA
- the ppk2 gene encoding polyphosphate kinase 2: MASSSRKPGGSDGRARTARRGSAGSKPVPDDSPPGSEADRAARFGGPHLEGFGLHERGDDDPELVTPEGRARDAWREDYPYPQKLGRKTYDKQKRALQIELIKLQHWVKEHDERLVILFEGRDAAGKGGTIKRFTEHLNPRGARVVALEKPTERESSQWYFQRYAVHLPTAGEIVLFDRSWYNRAGVERVMGFCTTREYLEFMHQAPGFERMLVRDGIHIVKFWFSVSRNEQRNRFMIRQIDPVRRWKLSPVDLASLDKWDAYTEAKELMLFHTDTADAPWTVVKSNDKKRARLEAMRHVLDRFDYPGKDTSVVGVPDPLIVGPASRLFEEGEMDARLLAPRPPKA, translated from the coding sequence ATGGCGTCGAGCAGCAGGAAACCGGGCGGGTCTGACGGGCGCGCACGGACGGCCCGGCGGGGATCCGCCGGGTCGAAGCCCGTGCCGGACGACTCCCCGCCCGGGTCGGAGGCGGACCGTGCCGCCCGGTTCGGCGGACCGCACCTGGAGGGGTTCGGGCTCCACGAGCGGGGCGACGACGACCCGGAGCTGGTCACCCCGGAGGGCCGCGCCCGGGACGCCTGGCGGGAGGACTACCCCTATCCGCAAAAGCTCGGCCGCAAGACGTACGACAAGCAAAAACGCGCCCTCCAGATCGAGCTGATCAAGCTCCAGCACTGGGTGAAGGAGCACGACGAGCGGCTGGTGATCCTCTTCGAGGGGCGGGACGCGGCCGGCAAGGGCGGCACCATCAAGCGGTTCACCGAGCATCTCAACCCGCGCGGCGCCCGGGTGGTGGCTCTGGAGAAGCCGACCGAACGCGAGTCCTCCCAGTGGTACTTCCAGCGGTACGCGGTCCACCTTCCGACGGCGGGCGAGATCGTCCTCTTCGACCGGTCCTGGTACAACCGGGCCGGGGTGGAGCGGGTGATGGGTTTCTGCACCACCCGCGAGTACCTGGAGTTCATGCACCAGGCCCCGGGGTTCGAGCGGATGCTGGTCCGCGACGGCATCCACATCGTGAAGTTCTGGTTCTCGGTCTCCCGCAACGAGCAGCGCAACCGTTTCATGATCCGGCAGATCGACCCGGTGCGCCGCTGGAAGCTGAGCCCGGTCGACCTGGCGTCGCTCGACAAGTGGGACGCGTACACCGAGGCCAAGGAGCTGATGCTCTTCCACACCGACACGGCCGACGCGCCTTGGACGGTGGTGAAGAGCAACGACAAGAAGCGGGCGCGGCTGGAGGCGATGCGGCACGTACTGGACCGCTTCGACTACCCGGGCAAGGACACGTCCGTGGTCGGCGTCCCGGACCCGCTGATCGTCGGTCCGGCGTCCCGGCTCTTCGAGGAGGGCGAGATGGACGCCCGGCTGCTCGCCCCGAGGCCGCCCAAGGCCTGA
- a CDS encoding DUF4097 family beta strand repeat-containing protein: MQKFDTPAPVTAVVDIPAGLIRFIAADRPDTTVEILPADASKGSDVKAAGRIEVTHTEGVLRIEAPAATHRVLGSSGSVEVTVQLPAGSRVEAKAALAELRGVGRLGDVVFEGQEATVKLDETASARLTVLAGDVSVGRLGGPAEISTQKGDLHVTEAVRGTVTLRTSHGNIAVGAARGVFASLDAGTSYGRVHNALTHTDGAAAGLNIHATTAYGDITARSL, encoded by the coding sequence ATGCAGAAGTTCGACACCCCCGCCCCGGTCACGGCCGTCGTGGACATCCCCGCCGGACTCATCCGGTTCATCGCCGCCGACCGGCCCGACACCACCGTCGAGATCCTGCCCGCGGACGCCTCCAAGGGCTCCGACGTCAAGGCGGCCGGGCGGATCGAGGTCACCCACACCGAGGGCGTCCTGCGGATCGAGGCCCCCGCCGCGACCCACCGCGTCCTCGGCTCCTCCGGATCGGTCGAGGTGACCGTCCAACTGCCCGCCGGCTCCCGCGTCGAGGCGAAGGCGGCCCTGGCCGAACTCCGCGGCGTCGGACGGCTCGGCGACGTCGTCTTCGAGGGGCAGGAGGCGACGGTCAAGCTCGACGAGACCGCGAGCGCCAGGCTCACCGTCCTCGCCGGAGACGTCTCGGTCGGCCGCCTCGGCGGCCCCGCCGAGATCAGCACCCAGAAGGGCGACCTCCACGTCACCGAGGCCGTCCGAGGCACCGTCACCCTGCGTACCTCGCACGGGAACATCGCCGTCGGCGCCGCCCGCGGGGTCTTTGCCTCCCTGGACGCCGGCACCAGCTACGGCCGGGTGCACAACGCGCTCACCCACACCGACGGCGCCGCCGCCGGACTGAACATCCACGCGACCACCGCCTACGGCGACATCACCGCCCGCAGCCTGTAA